One Watersipora subatra chromosome 4, tzWatSuba1.1, whole genome shotgun sequence genomic window carries:
- the LOC137394311 gene encoding solute carrier family 49 member 4 homolog: MESESTNLIDKKERIELHDRCGCEDKETFTEAEISNQVYSVRWWVLFVCSLTIAAQCLNFVVWMPLSDSLLIAYDWDVSYVGAAAAAAALTFVILALPVMYIIETRGLRVGMLIAGISAVLVCLFWNASLHTNAFWLFVIGSLLCGISPCATLVVPSLLSVTWFPVTQRTTATSIGVLSVGVGSGIGYIAGPQITGPYITAKSVLHRENLTAEYIADVTSGLQNVGYFLLAVDVIVLIMIVAYFPSAPPTPPSVAQTMGREDFWAGLQILKTNYQFWLLSLAFNLTNSPVYTWIPLLAVHFRNLGLDQDEALWIAIAAALAAGVGVFVIGLLADRPFFQRKTKRILQGFSVISIVLLLLLSLIQCEYIYISPEALIPLLCGILICVGITTQSIFPICTELACEYAYPVHEGLTCTVVFMLNWGISIIFLGLLLVPALSEDTAWMTWVCFVGCSISLPLNILLKDDFRRLDLDSKPKGFKESPADNNDGNSKK; the protein is encoded by the exons ATGGAAAGTGAGAGCACAAACCTCATAGACAAAAAAGAGAGAATAGAACTCCATGACCGCTGTGGTTGTGAGGACAAAGAGACCTTTACTGAGGCAGAAATTAGCAATCAAGTCTACAGCGTGCGATGGTGGGTTCTGTTTGTCTGCTCCCTCACTATAGCCGCTCAATGCCTCAACTTTGTGGTATGGATGCCTCTGAGTGACTCACTTTTGATAGCTTACGATTGGGATGTATCGTATGTAGGAGCGGCAGCTGCTGCAGCTGCCTTGACCTTTGTCATACTAGCACTCCCTGTTATGTACATCATTGAAACAAGAG GACTTCGAGTTGGAATGCTTATTGCCGGTATCTCAGCTGTTTTAGTTTGTCTCTTTTGGAACGCCTCTCTTCACACAAACGCTTTCTG GTTATTTGTCATAGGATCACTACTTTGTGGTATATCACCATGTGCCACATTGGTGGTGCCCTCGCTTCTCTCTGTCACCTGGTTTCCTGTTACTCAGCGAACAACTGCTACATCTATTGGTGTACTCAGCGTAGGAGTTGGTAGCGGGATTGGCTATATAGCAG GACCACAAATCACTGGACCCTACATCACAGCTAAAAGTGTTCTTCATAGAGAGAATTTAACTGCAG AATACATTGCGGATGTAACAAGTGGATTACAGAATGTTGGATATTTTC TCTTAGCGGTTGATGTCATAGTTCTGATAATGATTGTGGCATACTTTCCATCCGCGCCTCCAACACCTCCGAGTGTTGCCCAAACTATGGGGCGTGAGGATTTCTGGGCAGGCTTACAAATATTGAAGAC AAACTACCAATTTTGGTTACTTAGTCTAGCATTTAACCTGACAAATTCTCCGGTTTATACTTGGATTCCATTACTCGCCGTTCACTTTAGGAATCTTGGACTAGATCAG GATGAAGCTTTGTGGATAGCCATTGCTGCCGCATTAGCTGCCGGCGTTGGTGTGTTTGTCATCGGCCTCCTCGCAGACCGTCCATTCTTTCAGAGGAAAACAAAAAGGATTCTCCAGGGATTTTCAGTCATATCAATAGTTTTGCTTCTGCTTTTGTCTCTCATCCAATGTGAATACATCTATATCTCTCCTGAGGCGCTGATCC CTCTATTGTGTGGAATCTTGATTTGCGTCGGCATAACAACGCAGTCAATATTTCCTATCTGCACAGAGCTAGCCTGTGAATATGCGTATCCGGTGCATGAGGGTCTCACCTGCACTGTTGTCTTTATGCTCAACTGGGGAATATCTATCATCTTTTTGGGACTTTTGCTAGTTCCAGCTCTTTCTGAAG aTACTGCATGGATGACATGGGTGTGCTTTGTTGGCTGCTCCATCTCTCTCCCTCTTAATATCTTGCTTAAAGATGACTTTCGTCGACTTGATTTGGACAGCAAACCAAAAGGGTTCAAAGAGTCACCTGCAGATAATAATGATGGCAACAGTAAAAAATAA